One Streptomyces lincolnensis genomic region harbors:
- a CDS encoding sulfite oxidase — protein MDSHRPGDEPRSLADVSTPGRVAAPDEAISHEELALAARNHGLPLEALRYDVTPPGLHYVLVHYDIPPADADTWTLTVGGHVRTPLALDLAALRALPPVTHRVTMECAGNGRARLTPRPVSQPWLVEAVGTADWTGVPLRTLLAEAGVEQDAVEAVFTGADHGVERGVEQDYRRSLPLANATASDPEVLVAYAMNGAPLPPQHGHPLRLVVPGWYGMAHVKWLHDITLTDTPFTGFQQAVAYRYRQASDEPGDPVTRIAPRALMIPPGFPDFMTRTRVVRPGPLRLEGRAWSGRAPVTQVEISTDDGHSWEAAALSPPDGHAWSWRHWHADWTATAGPHTLTARATDAEGTAQPLTQPWNRGGFGNNLVQRVPVVCL, from the coding sequence ATGGACAGCCACCGTCCCGGCGACGAGCCCCGCTCCCTGGCCGACGTGAGCACACCGGGGCGTGTCGCCGCCCCCGACGAGGCCATCAGCCACGAGGAACTCGCCCTCGCGGCCCGCAACCACGGCCTGCCGCTGGAGGCCCTGCGCTACGACGTGACCCCGCCCGGCCTGCACTACGTCCTGGTCCACTACGACATTCCGCCCGCCGACGCCGACACCTGGACCCTGACGGTGGGCGGACACGTGCGGACGCCCCTGGCCCTCGACCTGGCCGCCCTGCGCGCCCTCCCGCCGGTCACCCACCGCGTGACCATGGAGTGCGCGGGCAACGGCCGGGCCCGGCTCACCCCGCGCCCCGTCAGCCAGCCCTGGCTGGTCGAGGCGGTGGGCACGGCGGACTGGACCGGCGTTCCGCTGCGGACGCTGCTCGCCGAGGCCGGAGTCGAACAGGACGCCGTCGAGGCGGTCTTCACGGGAGCCGACCACGGCGTCGAACGCGGCGTGGAGCAGGACTACCGGCGGAGCCTGCCGCTCGCCAACGCCACGGCCTCGGACCCGGAGGTTCTGGTGGCGTACGCGATGAACGGCGCTCCGCTGCCGCCCCAGCACGGCCACCCGCTCCGGCTGGTCGTCCCCGGCTGGTACGGCATGGCCCACGTGAAGTGGCTGCACGACATCACCCTCACCGACACCCCGTTCACCGGTTTCCAGCAGGCGGTGGCCTACCGGTACCGACAGGCGTCCGACGAACCGGGCGACCCGGTCACCCGTATCGCGCCGCGCGCCCTGATGATCCCGCCCGGCTTCCCGGACTTCATGACCCGCACCCGCGTCGTACGCCCCGGCCCACTCCGGCTGGAGGGGCGCGCCTGGTCGGGCCGCGCCCCCGTCACCCAGGTCGAGATCAGCACGGACGACGGCCACTCCTGGGAGGCCGCCGCACTCTCCCCGCCGGACGGCCACGCCTGGTCGTGGCGCCACTGGCACGCCGACTGGACGGCGACCGCGGGCCCCCACACCCTGACGGCGCGCGCGACGGACGCCGAGGGCACGGCCCAGCCCCTCACCCAGCCGTGGAACCGGGGCGGCTTCGGCAACAACCTGGTCCAACGCGTGCCGGTGGTCTGTCTGTAG
- a CDS encoding DUF6629 family protein: MTYWSATADLVTGAVVAGVGVACAARVRVGRDLPLAALPLLLGVHQIVEAAVWESHGGSELATTVWAVIALPLLAVWVPAGVLCVAPPRARRRLVPLLVVGAGTAAMLAYGLVTGPVTAQIRDRTIGYAFDLPHAPLLVAGYLPATVGSLLLAGDRRLVALGGLVAVGALGRWLLWRLEFVSTWCAVAAVCSVVLYRWVRARHRA; this comes from the coding sequence GTGACGTATTGGAGCGCGACGGCCGATCTCGTGACGGGCGCCGTCGTGGCGGGCGTGGGAGTGGCGTGTGCGGCGCGGGTGCGTGTCGGCCGGGATCTGCCGCTCGCGGCACTGCCGTTGCTGCTCGGCGTCCACCAGATCGTCGAGGCGGCGGTCTGGGAGTCGCACGGTGGCAGCGAACTCGCGACCACCGTCTGGGCCGTCATCGCGCTTCCCCTGCTGGCGGTGTGGGTGCCGGCCGGGGTGCTGTGCGTGGCCCCGCCGCGCGCCCGCCGGCGGCTCGTCCCGCTGCTCGTGGTGGGAGCCGGGACGGCGGCGATGCTCGCGTACGGGCTCGTCACCGGACCGGTGACGGCACAGATCCGTGACCGCACGATCGGCTACGCCTTCGACCTTCCCCACGCGCCGCTGCTCGTCGCGGGCTATCTGCCGGCGACCGTGGGCTCGCTGCTCCTCGCCGGTGACCGCCGGCTGGTGGCGCTGGGAGGTCTGGTCGCCGTGGGGGCGCTGGGCCGCTGGCTGTTGTGGCGGCTGGAGTTCGTCTCGACCTGGTGCGCGGTCGCGGCCGTGTGCTCGGTGGTGCTGTACCGGTGGGTGCGCGCACGGCACCGGGCGTGA
- a CDS encoding FAD binding domain-containing protein, with product MLLRLPTSVSEAQRYLAEGAVPIGGATLVWATWQRDGFPEQAMSLRNLPEANVVEPELLGGAVVLNEIGDRMPEVLRRAAATVGTGAVRRTATVGGNIVGSSLRCLLPPALVLDARATVLETDRVRETDLAEVLAKRHLILSLRWRDPIVSGYRKLDAEAGGAPPLVVACAVHPGDGGGPRHLRVAVRDGHEVVSDGVVCEGDAPQVLDALRTTAVGTLPSAAWDVVSEKVTDVVARAANG from the coding sequence GTGCTGTTGCGTCTGCCCACGTCCGTGTCCGAAGCGCAGCGGTACCTGGCCGAAGGGGCGGTGCCGATAGGGGGCGCGACGCTCGTGTGGGCCACCTGGCAGCGCGACGGCTTCCCCGAGCAGGCGATGTCCCTGCGCAACCTGCCGGAGGCCAACGTCGTCGAGCCCGAACTGCTGGGCGGTGCCGTGGTGTTGAACGAGATCGGCGACCGGATGCCCGAGGTGCTGCGCCGGGCGGCCGCGACCGTGGGGACCGGAGCCGTGCGCCGCACGGCCACGGTGGGGGGCAACATCGTCGGCAGCTCGCTGCGTTGCCTGCTTCCCCCCGCCCTCGTGCTCGACGCCCGTGCCACGGTGCTGGAGACCGACAGGGTCCGCGAGACCGACCTCGCCGAGGTCCTGGCGAAACGTCACCTCATACTCAGTCTCCGTTGGCGCGATCCGATCGTCAGCGGGTACCGCAAGCTCGACGCCGAGGCGGGCGGAGCCCCGCCCCTCGTCGTCGCCTGCGCCGTGCATCCCGGTGACGGCGGCGGGCCCCGCCACCTTCGCGTCGCCGTCCGCGACGGCCACGAGGTGGTCAGTGACGGCGTCGTGTGCGAGGGCGACGCCCCACAAGTGCTCGACGCCCTGCGCACCACGGCGGTCGGTACGCTGCCCTCCGCCGCGTGGGACGTGGTGAGCGAGAAGGTCACCGACGTGGTGGCGCGGGCCGCGAACGGCTGA
- a CDS encoding PQQ-binding-like beta-propeller repeat protein: MRRVRKTVVVAGMVLLVGCSGAGNAGPSGSGRAEVASVPVAARSAVAVDGPWRAWTRSLSPRETSCGSTAHQIVCATTPDGFVGRSRATGEVTWTVPATATGGKNGGLVVAATDERAVTSGGRVLRAANLRTGKAAWTHRLPAGRAYTGVGAASGVVYALDARDGTDVALGAFRASDGAALWHRSVDADPHEGIAALGDRVYTADGAGTKVTARDARTGRTVATSPAGTECPHLVSGGRYLVCTGSRFSASDTFPPLRRLDPVTLQPRETAEDTGLKPERGLISSDGVLMLFEDSAEDPGAGSWNAYDLNRARRLWSYDTTTTEAGLVRGRFVTLTPDNDASRGRVISIDLRVGPTGAGAAAPRQSPSYPQLTSGEHPELLVPGGDSGHVVVRTRTRPVLRSIPLP; encoded by the coding sequence GTGCGTCGGGTACGGAAGACGGTTGTCGTGGCGGGCATGGTGCTGCTCGTCGGGTGTTCGGGAGCGGGCAACGCCGGTCCGAGCGGCTCGGGGCGGGCGGAGGTGGCCTCGGTGCCGGTGGCGGCGCGCAGTGCCGTGGCTGTCGACGGTCCGTGGCGCGCCTGGACGCGGTCGCTGTCCCCGCGGGAGACCTCCTGCGGCAGCACCGCCCACCAGATCGTGTGCGCCACCACCCCCGACGGCTTCGTCGGCCGGTCCCGCGCCACTGGCGAGGTCACCTGGACGGTCCCGGCCACGGCGACCGGCGGGAAGAACGGCGGGCTCGTCGTCGCCGCGACCGACGAACGTGCCGTGACCAGCGGCGGGCGTGTGCTGCGCGCCGCGAACCTGCGGACGGGCAAGGCGGCCTGGACCCACCGGCTGCCCGCCGGACGCGCCTACACCGGCGTCGGTGCGGCGAGCGGCGTCGTCTACGCGCTCGATGCCCGCGACGGCACGGACGTCGCCCTCGGCGCCTTCCGGGCCTCCGACGGCGCCGCGCTGTGGCACCGGTCCGTCGACGCGGACCCGCACGAGGGCATCGCCGCCCTCGGCGACCGCGTCTACACCGCCGACGGCGCGGGCACGAAGGTCACCGCCCGCGACGCCCGCACCGGCCGCACGGTGGCGACCAGCCCTGCGGGCACCGAGTGCCCGCACCTGGTCTCGGGCGGCCGCTACCTGGTGTGCACCGGAAGCCGCTTCTCCGCCTCGGACACCTTCCCTCCCCTGCGCCGTCTCGACCCGGTGACGCTCCAGCCGCGCGAAACGGCCGAGGACACGGGTCTGAAGCCGGAACGCGGACTGATCTCGTCCGACGGTGTGCTGATGCTGTTCGAGGACAGCGCGGAGGACCCGGGCGCCGGCAGCTGGAACGCCTATGACCTCAACCGCGCCCGGAGGCTGTGGAGTTACGACACCACCACGACGGAAGCCGGCCTGGTCCGGGGGCGGTTCGTCACCCTCACACCCGACAACGACGCCTCCAGGGGACGCGTGATCTCGATCGACCTGAGGGTGGGCCCGACGGGCGCCGGGGCCGCCGCGCCGCGCCAGTCGCCGTCGTATCCCCAGCTGACGTCCGGCGAGCACCCCGAACTCCTGGTCCCGGGAGGCGATTCCGGCCATGTCGTCGTGCGGACACGGACCCGTCCCGTGCTGCGCTCGATCCCGCTTCCCTGA
- a CDS encoding FAD-dependent monooxygenase, whose product MPDRATTGRPTAVVIGASATGLLTAAALTEFADVTVVERDVLPEGPSPRRGVPQARHAHLVWSGGARAFDELLPGLVGDIVASGGRRIHIMRDMVSRAPNEIWFRRFTATHHRNLVCSRDLLDHVLRDRVLADERITLSQDTAVLGLTGSAARVTGVRVRTGDTETTLSADLVVDASGRGSRTPHWLAGLGLPQVTERQVDSGLAYATRVFRAPGTTTGIGFPLVNVQANPAKAPGQGGIILPVEGDRWIVTLAGTRGGEPTHDPDAFLGFALGLGDPVIGELLKDAEPIGDVATTRSTANHRRYYEKMKRWPDGFTVLGDAVAAYNPVYGHGLSVAAQCALAVRDVLRTTLLTAPGTARRLQRAAVRPVAAAWDLAVGQDAFYPGAATTPPTATERLLARYVDHAVATGARNPRALGALLDVMSLEKPATRLFSPDMLIPMLFGPRKPHLQGPPLSEAERKTAIS is encoded by the coding sequence ATGCCTGACAGAGCCACCACCGGCCGGCCCACCGCGGTCGTCATAGGCGCGAGCGCCACCGGTCTGCTCACCGCGGCCGCCCTCACCGAGTTCGCCGACGTCACCGTCGTCGAACGCGACGTCCTGCCCGAGGGCCCCAGCCCGCGCCGCGGTGTTCCGCAGGCCCGGCACGCGCACCTGGTGTGGAGCGGTGGCGCCCGCGCCTTCGACGAACTGCTGCCGGGGCTCGTCGGTGACATCGTCGCCAGTGGCGGCCGTCGCATCCACATCATGCGGGACATGGTCTCCAGGGCCCCGAACGAGATCTGGTTCCGCCGCTTCACCGCGACCCACCACCGCAACCTGGTGTGCTCGCGCGACCTGCTCGACCACGTCCTGCGCGACCGCGTCCTGGCCGACGAGCGCATCACCCTGAGCCAGGACACCGCCGTCCTCGGCCTCACCGGCAGCGCCGCCCGTGTCACCGGCGTCCGCGTCCGCACCGGCGACACCGAGACCACCCTGAGCGCCGACCTGGTCGTCGACGCCTCAGGCCGCGGCTCCCGCACCCCCCACTGGCTCGCCGGCCTCGGCCTGCCCCAGGTCACCGAACGCCAGGTCGACTCCGGGCTCGCCTACGCCACCCGCGTCTTCCGCGCCCCCGGCACCACCACCGGCATCGGCTTCCCCCTGGTCAACGTGCAGGCCAACCCCGCCAAAGCGCCCGGGCAAGGCGGCATCATCCTGCCCGTCGAGGGCGACCGCTGGATCGTCACCCTCGCCGGCACCCGGGGCGGCGAACCCACCCACGACCCCGACGCGTTCCTCGGCTTCGCCCTCGGCCTCGGCGACCCCGTCATCGGTGAACTCCTCAAGGACGCCGAGCCGATCGGCGACGTCGCCACCACCCGCTCCACCGCCAACCACCGCCGCTACTACGAGAAGATGAAGCGCTGGCCCGACGGCTTCACCGTCCTCGGCGACGCCGTGGCCGCCTACAACCCGGTCTACGGCCACGGCCTGAGCGTCGCCGCCCAGTGCGCCCTCGCCGTCCGCGACGTCCTGCGCACCACCCTCCTCACCGCCCCCGGCACCGCCCGCAGGCTCCAGCGCGCCGCGGTCCGCCCCGTCGCCGCGGCCTGGGACCTGGCCGTGGGACAGGACGCCTTCTACCCCGGCGCCGCCACCACGCCCCCCACCGCCACCGAGCGGCTCCTCGCCCGCTACGTCGACCACGCCGTCGCCACCGGCGCTCGCAACCCCCGCGCCCTCGGTGCCCTCCTGGACGTGATGAGCCTCGAAAAACCTGCCACCCGCCTCTTCTCACCCGACATGCTGATCCCGATGCTCTTCGGCCCGAGGAAACCGCACCTCCAGGGACCGCCGCTGTCGGAGGCGGAGCGCAAGACGGCCATCTCCTGA
- a CDS encoding MAB_1171c family putative transporter, with product MSGYVQIPYALPTALLALALALKFSTLVRAWRDPDVRATTLLLTWATAVLVVITPVNIDRLNRLTGVPNIASPWAYSFLTAFCATGLTMIMRWREEPSERRRRRIRRIYWIYAGIVVGLWVTFLPADVPEPRIYDLDTYYASTPWMREHILLYLSAHMVSSLVSAWMLWKWFPEVGNRWLKSGVVLLQLGNASGLLFDAAKLTAIGARWSGGDLDFLSTAAAPPFALLEAILVALGFITPQAGPFLIRWFRDQRDYRRLRPLWRAVRVLGPAAAPARFGFLAPLDLRLLQRQQRIHDALRLLGPYYDHGLYRRVYTAAADRYPEARARGIAGAVVLQTAIDAFRRRAPHSVGDGPAQIGADVSDHLDAISQAFVHPRRLDRIRRRVTSTESANAHA from the coding sequence ATGAGTGGGTATGTCCAGATCCCCTACGCCCTGCCGACCGCCCTGCTGGCCCTCGCGCTCGCCCTGAAGTTCTCCACGCTCGTGCGTGCCTGGCGCGACCCCGACGTACGCGCCACCACCCTGCTGCTGACCTGGGCGACCGCCGTCCTCGTCGTCATCACCCCGGTCAACATCGACCGACTGAACAGGCTCACGGGCGTCCCCAACATCGCCTCACCCTGGGCCTACTCCTTCCTCACGGCGTTCTGCGCCACCGGCCTCACCATGATCATGCGGTGGCGGGAGGAGCCGTCGGAGCGGCGGCGGCGCCGGATCCGCCGCATCTACTGGATCTACGCCGGGATCGTCGTCGGCCTGTGGGTGACGTTCCTGCCGGCCGACGTGCCCGAGCCGCGGATCTACGACCTGGACACCTACTACGCGAGCACGCCGTGGATGCGCGAGCACATCCTGCTCTACCTCTCCGCCCACATGGTGTCCTCGCTGGTCTCGGCCTGGATGCTGTGGAAGTGGTTCCCCGAGGTCGGCAACCGCTGGCTGAAGTCGGGGGTGGTCCTCCTCCAGCTCGGCAACGCCTCCGGGCTCCTCTTCGACGCCGCGAAACTGACCGCCATCGGCGCCCGCTGGTCCGGCGGCGACCTCGACTTCCTCAGCACCGCCGCGGCGCCGCCGTTCGCGCTGCTGGAAGCGATCCTGGTCGCCCTCGGCTTCATCACCCCCCAGGCGGGCCCCTTCCTCATCCGGTGGTTCCGCGACCAGCGCGACTACCGCAGACTGCGCCCCCTGTGGCGGGCGGTCCGTGTCCTCGGACCGGCCGCGGCACCGGCCCGCTTCGGTTTCCTGGCCCCGCTGGACCTGCGCCTGTTGCAGCGCCAGCAGCGCATCCACGACGCCCTGCGCCTGCTCGGCCCGTACTACGACCACGGCCTGTACCGGCGCGTGTACACGGCGGCCGCCGACCGGTACCCGGAGGCGAGGGCCCGGGGCATCGCCGGCGCCGTCGTGCTCCAGACGGCCATCGACGCCTTCCGGCGCCGGGCCCCGCACAGCGTCGGCGACGGGCCCGCGCAGATCGGTGCCGACGTCAGCGATCACCTCGACGCCATCTCCCAGGCCTTCGTCCACCCCCGCCGCCTCGACCGGATCCGCCGGCGGGTCACCAGCACAGAAAGCGCGAACGCCCATGCCTGA
- a CDS encoding toxin: MSAKAMKSLLAHLGAEAATTVRRPAEPKTVMEEFCRAMSVRKGHPIQLVFRAFPPDVPVSGLRLDLGDRSVVVVEHSMVPEAQLVILGHELWHEEQGDGGHHIAGLPTAARARPVDQTPEALRRAARQVLAAEEVPVAAILTVAARADSTDDHEVEAETFGLLFGREVRTWMTGRYAQGPVNTATVEGRINLSLLDRGGRIL; encoded by the coding sequence ATGAGCGCGAAGGCGATGAAGTCCTTACTGGCCCACCTCGGCGCGGAGGCGGCCACCACCGTACGGCGGCCGGCCGAGCCGAAGACCGTCATGGAGGAGTTCTGCCGCGCGATGAGCGTGCGCAAGGGGCACCCGATCCAGCTGGTGTTCCGCGCGTTCCCGCCGGACGTCCCCGTCTCGGGCCTGCGCCTGGACCTGGGAGACCGCTCCGTCGTGGTCGTCGAGCACAGCATGGTCCCCGAGGCCCAGCTCGTCATCCTCGGCCACGAGCTGTGGCACGAGGAACAGGGCGACGGCGGGCACCACATCGCCGGCCTGCCCACGGCGGCCCGCGCCCGGCCCGTCGACCAGACCCCCGAGGCGCTGCGGCGGGCCGCCCGGCAGGTCCTGGCCGCCGAGGAGGTCCCCGTCGCGGCGATCCTGACCGTGGCGGCCCGCGCGGACTCCACCGACGACCACGAAGTGGAGGCGGAGACCTTCGGGCTGCTCTTCGGCCGGGAGGTCCGCACCTGGATGACGGGGCGCTACGCGCAGGGCCCGGTCAACACGGCGACCGTCGAGGGACGCATCAACCTCTCGCTCCTGGACCGGGGCGGACGCATCCTCTGA
- a CDS encoding glycosyl hydrolase — MAMPSEGAITSSRLGVYVGPGKVAEENAFQKWLGRSQVDATDYLDPSENTLWNQYATKYWGDWRKAGTDRRFVLGLPLLPKGGTFAAGLAGQYDGQFRGLADLMVKNGLGDSVIRLGYEGNNRIIGSWQGTDDPAAYRAMFRRVVTLMKARAGAAFRFDYNMAVGPAGKVTSFETLYPGDAYVDIVGLNIYDVWWGHPGATPAQRWNHALTTTMGVNDFKAFATAHNKPKSYPEWGLYRKGDSYAGGGDSPYFIDRMAELVKDSTYQAYFDLDWGGGTLDDFPAGKAQYRLRFGG; from the coding sequence ATGGCGATGCCGTCCGAAGGCGCGATCACCTCTTCCCGACTGGGTGTGTATGTGGGCCCGGGCAAGGTTGCGGAGGAGAACGCCTTCCAGAAGTGGCTCGGCCGTTCACAGGTGGACGCGACCGACTATCTCGATCCTTCCGAGAACACCCTGTGGAACCAGTACGCGACGAAGTACTGGGGCGACTGGAGGAAGGCCGGGACCGATCGGCGGTTCGTGCTCGGGCTGCCGCTGCTGCCCAAGGGCGGAACCTTCGCCGCCGGGCTCGCCGGCCAATACGACGGCCAGTTCCGGGGGCTCGCCGACCTGATGGTCAAGAACGGCCTGGGCGACTCCGTCATCCGCCTCGGCTACGAGGGGAACAACAGGATCATCGGGTCCTGGCAGGGAACCGACGACCCGGCCGCCTACCGGGCGATGTTCCGCAGGGTGGTCACCCTCATGAAGGCACGCGCGGGAGCGGCCTTCCGGTTCGACTACAACATGGCGGTCGGCCCCGCGGGCAAGGTCACCTCCTTCGAGACGCTGTACCCCGGCGACGCCTACGTGGACATCGTGGGCCTGAACATCTACGACGTGTGGTGGGGACATCCGGGCGCCACACCGGCCCAGCGGTGGAACCACGCCCTCACCACCACCATGGGCGTCAACGATTTCAAGGCCTTTGCCACCGCGCACAACAAACCGAAGTCCTATCCGGAATGGGGTCTGTACCGGAAGGGTGACTCCTATGCGGGCGGCGGGGACTCGCCGTACTTCATCGACCGGATGGCCGAGCTGGTCAAGGACTCGACGTACCAGGCGTATTTCGACCTCGACTGGGGCGGCGGCACGCTGGACGATTTCCCCGCCGGAAAGGCGCAGTACAGGCTCCGCTTCGGCGGCTGA
- a CDS encoding SDR family NAD(P)-dependent oxidoreductase, translating into MQHARSTRRPHPVRRTLVMTGASRGIGRAAAERILTAAPDTHLLVVARASSGVRLSAALGAAGHSVSHIAADLASLDSVRSAAAGIRERLDHGELPPLHGFVGNAGTQHTNALTEGPEGLESTFTVNVLANHLFVRLLQDRFTTPARIVVTVSDTHFGDFRHNLGMVPGPHWRPPEVLARTGAFPRPDTATAGRTAYSTSKLAALHLVHELARRLPAGIDVVAHNPGFVPGTDLARDAGPVARFAMRRILPAMTLTPFATGRATAGRHLADVVLGITEAPTGSYVDRGRPARSSEESYDPRREGELWEAAERLTAARAG; encoded by the coding sequence ATGCAGCACGCCCGGTCCACGCGCCGTCCCCACCCCGTGCGGCGCACCCTGGTGATGACAGGTGCCAGTCGCGGGATCGGCCGCGCCGCCGCCGAACGGATCCTCACCGCCGCGCCGGACACCCACCTCCTCGTGGTGGCGCGGGCCTCCTCGGGTGTACGGCTGTCCGCGGCGCTCGGTGCGGCCGGGCACTCGGTCTCGCACATCGCGGCCGACCTCGCCTCGCTCGACAGCGTCCGCTCGGCCGCCGCCGGGATCCGCGAACGGCTCGACCACGGTGAACTCCCGCCCCTGCACGGCTTCGTGGGCAACGCGGGCACGCAGCACACGAACGCCCTGACCGAGGGGCCCGAGGGGCTGGAGTCCACCTTCACCGTCAACGTCCTCGCCAACCACCTCTTCGTCCGCCTGCTCCAGGACCGCTTCACAACCCCCGCCCGCATCGTGGTCACCGTCAGCGACACCCACTTCGGGGACTTCCGGCACAACCTGGGCATGGTGCCCGGCCCGCACTGGCGGCCCCCGGAGGTGCTGGCACGCACCGGAGCCTTCCCCCGCCCGGACACCGCGACCGCCGGCCGCACCGCGTACTCCACGAGCAAGCTGGCCGCACTCCACCTCGTGCACGAACTCGCCCGCCGACTGCCGGCCGGGATCGACGTCGTCGCCCACAACCCGGGCTTCGTCCCCGGCACCGACCTCGCCCGCGACGCCGGCCCCGTCGCCCGGTTCGCGATGCGCCGGATCCTGCCGGCGATGACCCTCACTCCGTTCGCGACCGGTCGCGCCACCGCGGGCCGCCACCTCGCCGACGTCGTCCTCGGCATCACCGAGGCACCGACCGGGTCCTACGTCGACCGCGGTCGCCCCGCCCGCTCGTCAGAGGAGTCCTACGACCCGCGGCGCGAAGGGGAGCTCTGGGAGGCGGCCGAACGGCTCACCGCGGCCCGCGCCGGCTGA
- a CDS encoding helix-turn-helix domain-containing protein, whose translation MAVSPSGFGPLLRAWRDRLSPADAGFTATPGRRALGLRREEVAQLAGLSVEYVLRLEQGRARNPSAQVVGALARALQLSRGERDQLYRSAGLLPPRDGTVDTHVPPGVQRLVARLGDVPIGVFAADWTLVWWNPLWSALVGDAALLPVAERNLARALFGDGIARAAMLDISSERGQDAFEASIVADLKDAVARYPADAGLDALVRDLMATSETFARHWATRTAAVQHATDRKTVRHPVVGDILLDCDVLLVPGADLRMVTYTAATGTADADRLDLLRVGGVGASRA comes from the coding sequence ATGGCTGTCTCCCCCTCCGGCTTCGGGCCGCTCCTGCGCGCCTGGCGCGATCGCCTCTCCCCCGCCGACGCCGGCTTCACCGCCACGCCCGGGCGGCGCGCCCTCGGGCTGCGCCGGGAAGAGGTGGCGCAGCTGGCGGGCCTGTCGGTGGAGTACGTGCTGCGTCTGGAGCAGGGCCGGGCGAGGAACCCCTCGGCCCAGGTGGTGGGCGCGCTCGCGCGGGCGCTCCAGCTGTCGCGGGGTGAGCGCGACCAGTTGTACCGGAGTGCGGGGTTGCTGCCGCCACGGGACGGGACGGTCGACACGCATGTGCCGCCGGGTGTGCAGCGGCTCGTCGCGCGTCTCGGCGACGTGCCGATCGGGGTGTTCGCGGCCGACTGGACGCTGGTGTGGTGGAACCCGCTGTGGAGCGCTCTGGTCGGCGACGCGGCCTTGCTCCCGGTCGCCGAACGGAACCTGGCCCGCGCGTTGTTCGGCGACGGCATCGCCCGAGCCGCGATGCTCGACATCAGCTCGGAGCGCGGGCAGGACGCCTTCGAGGCGTCGATCGTGGCCGATCTGAAGGACGCCGTGGCCCGCTACCCCGCCGACGCCGGACTCGACGCTCTCGTGCGGGATCTCATGGCGACCTCGGAGACCTTCGCCCGGCACTGGGCCACGCGGACGGCCGCCGTCCAGCACGCCACCGACCGCAAGACGGTCCGGCACCCGGTCGTCGGGGACATCCTGCTCGACTGCGACGTGCTCCTGGTGCCGGGCGCCGATCTGCGCATGGTCACCTACACGGCAGCGACCGGTACCGCCGACGCGGACAGACTGGATCTGCTCCGCGTCGGCGGTGTCGGTGCCTCCAGGGCGTAG
- a CDS encoding YceI family protein: MSLFSRGTFRRPEPAVVPRPPAGASAATAVLPDPALAALTGEWAIDPAHSRIGFSVRHAMVTTVRGAFAEYQSRLYFDGRDPARSKAEIILSTASVDTGVEQRDAHLVGRDFLDARTYPRMRFTSTSVELAGADVYRMSGDLTIRDVTRPVVLELTYIGYVTDPFGYERVGFDGTTTIDRSEWGLTYNSRLAEGGAMVSEKVRLQFDIAAIRTPPAG, encoded by the coding sequence ATGAGTCTGTTCAGCCGTGGCACGTTCCGCCGCCCGGAGCCCGCCGTAGTTCCCCGTCCCCCCGCCGGCGCGTCGGCCGCCACCGCGGTCCTGCCGGATCCCGCCCTGGCGGCTCTGACCGGGGAATGGGCCATCGACCCCGCGCACAGCCGGATCGGATTCTCGGTCCGGCACGCGATGGTCACCACGGTGCGCGGAGCCTTCGCGGAATACCAGAGCCGTCTCTACTTCGACGGCCGCGACCCGGCCCGCTCGAAGGCCGAGATCATCCTGTCCACCGCCAGCGTCGACACGGGAGTGGAGCAACGCGACGCGCATCTGGTGGGCCGTGACTTCCTGGACGCCAGGACCTATCCGCGGATGCGGTTCACGAGCACGTCCGTGGAACTCGCGGGCGCCGACGTCTATCGCATGTCCGGTGACCTCACCATCCGGGACGTCACCCGTCCCGTCGTTCTGGAACTGACGTACATCGGCTACGTCACCGACCCCTTCGGATACGAACGGGTCGGTTTCGACGGCACCACCACGATCGACCGCTCCGAATGGGGCCTGACGTACAACTCCCGGCTGGCCGAAGGCGGGGCCATGGTGAGCGAGAAGGTGCGGCTCCAGTTCGACATCGCCGCGATCCGCACGCCCCCCGCGGGCTGA